The nucleotide window TGAGTCCGCGAATAAAACACTGGATCAGATTGCCTCCGAGGGCCTCAATCGCATGGAACAGTGGATGAACGAACTTGGTCTTGTCATGAACGCGAAAGATTTAGGCGTTACCGAGGATATGATCGACAGCCTTGCCGAGAGCACCCTTATCATGGAAGGCGGTTTCAAAGTGTTGGCCCATGATGAAATCGTGGAAATATTCAAAGCAAGTATAAAATAAAAGAGAGACGAAAATAGGAGAAATAAAACCGTAGGTTATGTAATTCACTTAGTGATACGTAACCTACGGTTTTACCTTACTTTTTCCTGCCTTTGGCGTCGGCGGGCGGGAATGGCCAGGAGATTTCTCACCCGGCCTTCCAGGTGCTTCTCGATGGCGGCCAGATGTTCCTCCGGCAGATTGAGGATTTCGCGACGCTTGAAATGGAAACCGGTCATATGCCTGAGCTGCTCCTTCTGCTTAGTCCCCATGACCTCCGCGCACACCTCCTCGTAGAAAATTAAGGATTCTTTCTTTCAGGCCCGTTATGACATGCAGAACGAGGAGATTGAAAATATCCGCAAGCTGTATCTGGGATCGGCTGAGGATGTAATGCCCTGCGGGAGGCAATGGATAATCTGATTGAAGTTCAGACAAGAGCAGTCGTTTACGCAGATCAACATTCGGAGGATGAAGTTCAGGAATACATGGACGCAGAAGTGTATCCCTTGCGGTATGGTTTCCATCCCCATGGCATCAAGGTCATGCTGGAGGACGGACAGGTCGGCCGCGTGCAGGAGATAATCAGTAAGGCTTAAAACAAATAGATTATACTCTGTATTCTGTAGAAAAGTCACGGTTTTAATGTTGCCTGAACGAGTGTTTTGTGATCGCCTTTTGCGAGCTCCTTTACCCGTTCAGGGGAAAGACCCAGGGCTCTTGTCATGCGTTCGCCGTATTCCGGATCTGCCCATGTGCAGTGGACGGCATGGCGGTATTTGATATTTTCGGTGACAGGAGCGATATTCCGGGCGGTGTTCTCGATGAGAAGCGCCTTTTTATCCTCGGAGAGCACGCGCCACAGATCGCCGCCGGCCCGGAAGCAGTCATCGGTGGGATCGTCGGCCGGATCATAGGCATACATGGCGCCGGAAAGATCCAGCGGCGGCTCCATCACCTCGGGCTGGGCGGCCCAGACTCCCGCGCTGTTGGGGCTGTAAGCCGGAGCCGCGCCGTAATTTCCGTCCACCCGCATGGCGCCGTCCCGGTGATAGTCGAAAACGGCCGCGTGCTTTGCCTGGTTGACAGGGATCTGATTGGAGTTGACGCCTAAGCGGTAGCGGTGGGCGTCGCCGTAGACGAACAGTCTTCCCTGCAGAAATTTATCCGGTGAAAATCCGATGCCGGGGACCACATGGGCTGGGGTAAAAGCCGCCTGCTCCACCTCGGCGAAATAATTCTCAGGCCAGCGGTTAAGCTCCAGTTCACCTACCTCGATGAGCGGATATTCTTTGTGCCTCCAGATCTTCGTGATATCAAAGGGATTTTCATAATGTTTTTTTGCCTGTTCTTCGGTCATTACCTGAATGTACATGGTCCATTTAGGGAAATCACCGCGTTCAATGGCCTCCAGGAGGTCGCGGCCGGCGCTCTCACGGTCAGTCGCACAGACCTCGGCCGCTTCGGCATCCGTCAGGTTTTTGATGCCCTGCTGGGTGCGGAAGTGGAATTTCACCCATACACGTTCATTTTTGGCATTGTACATCGAGAACGTGTGCTCACCATAGAAATGCATGTGCCGAAAACCGTCCGGGATGCCGCGGTCGGACATGACGATGGTGGTCTGATGAAAGGTTTCTGGCAGAAGAGTCCAGAAATCCCAGTTGTTCTGGGCGCTTCGCATCCCCGTCCGGGGATCCCGCTTGACCGCCCGGTTCAGATCCGGGAAGTTATGTACGTCTCTCAGGAAGAAGGTAGGGGTGTTGTTGCCGACCAAGTCCCAATTGCCTTCCTCCGTATAGAATTTCACAGCTACGCCGCGGATATCCCGTTCTGCATCCGCGGCTCCGCGTTCTCCGGCCACGGTAGAGAAGCGGAGGAACAGTTCAGTCTCCTTACCAATCTCTGAAAAAAGCTTTGCTTTGGTGTACTTTGTAATGTCATGGGTAACGGTAAATTTTCCATAAGCTCCCCAGCCCTTGGCGTGCATCCGCCGTTCAGGGATCACCTCCCGGTCGAAATGCGCCAGCTTTTCCAGCAGCCATACATCCTGGAGCATTACCGGTCCCCGCGGTCCCGCGCTCAGAGAATGTTCATTTTCGGCGACAGGCGCACCGGCTTCATTGGTTAATTTCTTCGAATCGTTCATGTTATCAGCCTCCTTTATTATTTATTAGTAAATGCTGCCCGCTTTGCGGACAAGTGTTTCCATGAGCAGTTCCATTTTTTCTATTTCCGGGCGGTTTTGCAGGCTGTAGTCCGCCGCCATACGTTCAAGGCGGGGAAAGGCAAGCCAGGT belongs to Qiania dongpingensis and includes:
- a CDS encoding DUF2196 domain-containing protein gives rise to the protein MDNLIEVQTRAVVYADQHSEDEVQEYMDAEVYPLRYGFHPHGIKVMLEDGQVGRVQEIISKA
- a CDS encoding catalase, which produces MNDSKKLTNEAGAPVAENEHSLSAGPRGPVMLQDVWLLEKLAHFDREVIPERRMHAKGWGAYGKFTVTHDITKYTKAKLFSEIGKETELFLRFSTVAGERGAADAERDIRGVAVKFYTEEGNWDLVGNNTPTFFLRDVHNFPDLNRAVKRDPRTGMRSAQNNWDFWTLLPETFHQTTIVMSDRGIPDGFRHMHFYGEHTFSMYNAKNERVWVKFHFRTQQGIKNLTDAEAAEVCATDRESAGRDLLEAIERGDFPKWTMYIQVMTEEQAKKHYENPFDITKIWRHKEYPLIEVGELELNRWPENYFAEVEQAAFTPAHVVPGIGFSPDKFLQGRLFVYGDAHRYRLGVNSNQIPVNQAKHAAVFDYHRDGAMRVDGNYGAAPAYSPNSAGVWAAQPEVMEPPLDLSGAMYAYDPADDPTDDCFRAGGDLWRVLSEDKKALLIENTARNIAPVTENIKYRHAVHCTWADPEYGERMTRALGLSPERVKELAKGDHKTLVQATLKP